The Kluyveromyces lactis strain NRRL Y-1140 chromosome D complete sequence genome has a window encoding:
- the SEC3 gene encoding GTP-Rho binding exocyst subunit SEC3 (some similarities with uniprot|P33332 YER008C Saccharomyces cerevisiae SEC3 Non-essential subunit of the exocyst complex (Sec3p Sec5p Sec6p Sec8p Sec10p Sec15p Exo70p Exo84p)): MLRKISHSRENSSDKAHKRNSSLGGNPPISGYKTSTHKRTTSRSSASSVNSNFLAEQYDRDRTAIINSCFQKVDPATGTPLNSYITHVRIIEDSRFPSSRPAINSPLENKKKRVLIVSSQSNGKGMQFHKARENSNGTFQIGRTWDLFELELIERDVEIPQGFILVMGKKYYWQTNSAKERTVFIKSLVSIFMENTGGRVPKLVNWDLSMFYLDETSYQRAVISKPSGSVSPVKQRNVVHQQVSTPQQSQKQQQPAVVSSAALAAATSASSTAAAVTATATTTTSSSSAVSDPSQRRELPTADSAAIATPSASSSPKKASITSQPYSQSTTIIAAERKLQYKHVAQEPSVLTPPPDADYDQDTKNVMEEINDMLQSPLQSVDIRHRRSSYQQVEKQLDNSDGEYYEIDNYNDDMKMSPIDDDYNQPILDPTSDKEDLYDMTNSSFQDQTEDLSFEKDDEKRYSADFNNTPQPQQESHYHLVHTIPEEQSELADLSKGDILPPKILVEDSRPKSPVAKLEETINEEVLLEVLTEVNWDVNDDSSSLLEKLHSRLADVDYQLNKNLLFLPKSLGELNPYKDLVFKECDKLDPTLSLFTMELSSVSNDIEFVESQQNGLQVRVANRKLLWKELNEILNSVSIDEKSLHELLRLPMSKTSIERMEVLLVELYAALKAIDGSKDQFVQDSEDDLSDMRALSERRHAYEKVTELFIERIVEQMSLKFKEIEKSTENTKEALTNTLVFSSLTLFCKDVSMKSYEELIDLWNEDIYQLYERKTNILLSRMRPVAVSQNSQLSQLSFNQSEQDSLYQWWYTLRIQKAPFQDSSELDPQLVSIINAIREMESVCTVYQNFVSSFFHLSSRLHFNEFVGSISPNERGFTDLQKVGPMESVRKYATNINQLVSKIIQNQLVKFFKVVYKVAANNRVDNPALLLYLECRIKDLESSDQEVLRNYLIKAYQRIQQDWSNYVDEQCVYIERAVINFKSRSLSQSVVSLPIFTRSVEKSLRATVAWLCLDENTKYDSMLYSEQAYMRIAESTVKLLLSSTNQDINTDMVQNTNMSEKLDETVTLLINTNLLLETLPLFDMDIFSVTIQETKRLFDKEKESYSEMLMNSSMPALVAFVQGAYSLIETSGGNGFVDPKQWAAYSEQNLSKILVSYTSQEVTALIGKLYNNMEAHFLSEANNKARDVLCQKLWSNIQGKVVSFYLMLYSLIEKHYKNTNIKFSKNDIIAAFDAHK, translated from the coding sequence ATGCTCAGGAAGATATCTCATAGCAGAGAGAATTCTTCGGATAAAGCTCATAAGAGAAACTCTTCTCTGGGAGGCAATCCGCCGATTTCAGGGTATAAGACTTCTACTCATAAGAGAACTACGTCTCGGAGTAGTGCTTCAAGTGTGAATAGTAATTTTTTGGCTGAACAGTACGATAGAGATAGAACCGCAATCATTAATTCATGTTTCCAGAAAGTGGATCCTGCTACCGGGACACCCTTGAACTCATATATAACGCATGTGAGGATCATTGAGGATTCAAGGTTCCCTAGTTCGCGACCTGCGATAAATTCCCCGTTGgaaaataagaagaaacgTGTGTTGATTGTCAGTTCTCAGTCCAATGGTAAAGGGATGCAGTTCCATAAGGCAAGAGAAAATAGTAATGGGACTTTTCAGATCGGACGGACTTGGGATCTGTTTGAGTTGGAATTAATAGAAAGAGATGTAGAAATTCCTCAAGGGTTCATCTTGGTGATGGggaagaaatattattGGCAGACCAATTCTGCTAAGGAGCGAACCGTTTTCATCAAGAGTCTTGTTTCCATATTTATGGAGAATACTGGTGGTAGAGTGCCCAAATTGGTTAATTGGGACCTTTCAATGTTCTACTTGGATGAGACAAGTTACCAAAGAGCGGTAATCAGCAAACCATCGGGTTCTGTAAGCCCTGTCAAACAACGTAACGTTGTGCATCAACAGGTATCGACACCACAGCAGTCTCagaaacaacagcaacCTGCTGTTGTTTCATCCGCTGCTCTTGCAGCTGCCACCTCGGCCAGCTCTACAGCTGCGGCAGTtacagcaacagcaacaacaacaacatcatcgtcatcagcTGTTTCTGATCCGTCACAACGACGCGAACTACCTACTGCGGATTCTGCCGCCATTGCTACTCCTTCTGCATCCTCGTCTCCAAAGAAGGCATCGATCACTTCTCAACCGTACTCTCAATCAACTACAATTATTGCTGCAGAAAGAAAGCTACAGTATAAGCATGTGGCACAAGAACCATCGGTACTGACCCCACCGCCGGATGCAGATTATGATCAAGATACGAAAAATGTcatggaagaaatcaatGACATGTTACAATCTCCATTACAATCAGTGGATATACGACATAGAAGATCGTCGTACCAACAGGTTGAAAAACAGCTGGATAATTCCGATGGTGAGTACTACGAAATTGATAACTATAATGATGATATGAAAATGAGTCCCATTGACGACGACTACAACCAACCAATTCTGGATCCAACCTCagataaagaagatctcTACGATATGACGAATTCAAGTTTCCAAGACCAAACTGAAGATTTATCGTTCGAAAAAGACGATGAAAAAAGGTATAGTGcagatttcaacaataCCCCGCAACCACAGCAAGAGTCCCACTATCATCTTGTGCATACGATCCCGGAGGAACAGTCTGAACTCGCTGACTTATCTAAAGGTGATATTTTACCTCCAAAAATATTAGTTGAAGATTCCCGTCCCAAATCACCGGTAGCAAAATTGGAAGAGACAATTAACGAAGAAGTATTACTGGAAGTCCTAACAGAGGTTAACTGGGATGTCAATGACGATAGCAGTTCGCTGCTGGAAAAATTGCATTCTAGACTCGCTGATGTCGATTATCAACTCAATaaaaaccttcttttccttccAAAAAGTTTGGGTGAACTCAATCCATACAAGGATCTAGTGTTCAAAGAGTGTGATAAATTAGATCCTACATTGTCATTATTCACTATGGAGCTATCTAGTGTTTCCAACGATATTGAATTTGTAGAAAGCCAACAAAACGGTCTACAAGTTAGAGTTGCGAATAGGAAGTTGTTATGGAAAGAGTTAAAcgaaattttgaattcaGTCTccattgatgaaaaatcaTTACATGAACTCCTTCGTCTTCCTATGTCGAAGACGagtattgaaagaatggaaGTTTTATTGGTAGAGTTATATGCTGCACTAAAGGCAATTGATGGTAGCAAAGACCAGTTTGTTCAGGATTCGGAGGATGACTTGAGTGACATGAGAGCACTTAGCGAGAGAAGACATGCTTACGAAAAGGTTACAGAACTGTTTATCGAGAGGATCGTTGAGCAAATGTCGTTGAAGTTCAAAGAGATCGAAAAGTCGACAGAGAATACTAAGGAAGCACTTACCAACACTTTGGTATTTTCGTCTTTGACTTTGTTCTGTAAAGATGTTTCTATGAAATCGTATGAAGAGTTAATTGACTTATGGAATGAGGATATTTACCAGCTATATGAAAGGAAGACTAATATTTTACTTTCAAGGATGAGACCTGTCGCTGTCAGCCAAAACTCTCAACTGTCACAACTTTCTTTTAACCAGTCCGAACAGGATTCGCTATACCAATGGTGGTACACATTAAGAATACAAAAAGCACCATTCCAAGATAGTAGCGAATTAGATCCTCAACTTGTTTCTATAATAAATGCAATTCGAGAGATGGAGTCTGTTTGCACTgtttatcaaaattttgtttccagTTTTTTCCATTTGTCTTCTAGGCTTCACTTTAATGAGTTCGTTGGATCGATTTCTCCTAATGAGAGAGGATTTACTGATTTACAGAAAGTTGGACCTATGGAATCAGTAAGAAAATATGCAACAAACATTAATCAATTAGTGTCCAAAATCATACAAAACCAGTTGGTGAAGTTCTTCAAGGTAGTCTACAAAGTGGCAGCGAATAACAGGGTAGATAATCCCGCTTTACTTCTCTATTTGGAATGTCGTATAAAGGATCTTGAATCATCAGATCAAGAGGTTCTAAGAAACTACCTAATCAAGGCATATCAAAGGATTCAACAAGATTGGAGCAATTATGTCGATGAACAGTGTGTGTATATTGAAAGAGCTGTCATCAACTTTAAATCGAGATCTTTATCTCAATCAGTTGTTAGTCTCCCAATTTTCACTCGCTCCGTTGAGAAAAGTTTACGGGCAACTGTAGCATGGCTCTGCCTAGATGAGAATACGAAGTACGATTCTATGTTATACTCAGAACAGGCGTATATGAGAATTGCAGAGTCTACTGTAAAGTTGCTTTTATCTAGCACTAACCAAGACATTAACACAGACATGGTACAGAACACAAACATGTCTGAAAAACTCGATGAAACTGTAACACTTCTAATTAACACGAACTTGCTACTGGAAACGCTCCCATTATTTGATATGGACATCTTTTCAGTAACTATACAAGAAACGAAAAGACtatttgataaagaaaaggaatCGTACTCTGAAATGTTGATGAACAGCAGCATGCCAGCCTTGGTAGCATTTGTACAGGGTGCATATAGTCTAATCGAAACTTCTGGAGGAAATGGATTCGTTGATCCTAAACAGTGGGCAGCATATAGTGAACAaaatctttccaaaatattGGTTTCCTACACTTCTCAAGAAGTGACTGCATTAATCGGCAAACTTTACAATAACATGGAAGCTCATTTCCTATCTGAGGCCAACAATAAAGCGAGAGATGTACTATGCCAAAAATTGTGGTCTAACATTCAGGGTAAAGTCGTCTCGTTCTATTTGATGTTGTACTCGTTGATTGAGAAACATTATAAGAACACTAACATCAAATTCAGTAAGAACGATATTATTGCTGCTTTTGATGCTCATAAATAG
- the MPH1 gene encoding 3'-5' DNA helicase (similar to uniprot|P40562 YIR002C Saccharomyces cerevisiae MPH1 Member of the DEAH family of helicases), giving the protein MITNFDMFCKQKHKTRKKPAVNALMADLSDLSDDDLESLLENNVNRSVNQTVTRHRIPVQRDLFMNVLPNQQTFYEETHTDVSYGPTHHQLNEENLDEYIYPTNYEVRQYQYDIVRCALFENVLCAIPTGTGKTFIASTVMLNYYRWTKSSKIIFTAPTRPLVAQQIKACLGITGIPYSDTAILLDKSRKNREEIWQQKRVFFTTPQVVENDLKRGVLNPKDVVLLVIDEAHRARGNYAYVELTKFIDRFNTSYRLLALTATPAADLEGVQEVVNNLHISKIELRTEDSLDVARYMMRRDREMIEIGLIPEIEEVVEQIGIAIAPVLQEAIQLGIYESCEPHQINAFVAMQQSQKIILNPSIPEGLKWKNFFILQLLSQVGHMYRRLRIYGLRAFYNYFQNKYTEFTTKYSMKKSTNKTAANFFYSPILKTVIDKCKRRLEEPEFYSHEKLEYLNNELADFFTMAPSDSRAIIFTELRESALEIVKSIDILNDGALRPHIFIGQAKGKEHFDEETYIRKNKPKGRTKAARLRRIEEENRVEEEKKRQKEQAKLERTGRRTGSSEEAQLSGMNQKQQKKVISDFKKGIYNVLVCTSIGEEGLDIGEVDLIICFDSTSSPIKNIQRMGRTGRKRDGRIVLLFSGNEKFKFEQAMNDYENLQTAITHNALEYTKSDRILPPNVQPKCEEKFIIISNENDEVNKLEDSDEVIKYATQAMLGKLKTKKKEPKPKKTTAKAKKSSDKTFFMPDNVKEGFTSASSLLNKYTINEFGEKISLTPSVSKKAIKPKKEWNMLDEIEYDSVEISPAKSQVEQPSQPHKPTTTQGILTPDETTNHIPSASQGSSVQTDSHTVQEPVLKKLKLAHQIEDPSTSIEYYSGYELVPQYGATDSAQMLTMQEQRHFLKKYVPDTVHWSIAPDLAKSKTRKIRHVPKIEEILNTCQDMHTNTREKIIGMNRTNALARSIGYNRSVGMELEVMLPSIVVPNETITNAKNMTDLLEDEDGLSDFLSD; this is encoded by the coding sequence ATGATAACAAACTTTGACATGTTTTGTAAACAAAAGCATAAAACGCGTAAGAAACCGGCAGTCAATGCGCTCATGGCGGACTTGAGTGATCTaagtgatgatgatttagaGTCACTATTGGAAAATAATGTTAACCGGAGTGTCAATCAAACGGTTACGCGACACCGTATTCCTGTTCAAAGGGATCTGTTTATGAATGTTTTACCCAACCAGCAAACTTTCTATGAAGAAACACATACTGATGTTAGCTACGGACCCACCCATCACCAATTAAATGAGGAAAATTTGGACGAATACATATACCCAACTAATTATGAGGTACGGCAATACCAATATGATATTGTACGATGTGCCCTATTCGAGAACGTTTTGTGTGCTATTCCTACCGGTACTGGTAAAACGTTTATCGCGAGCACTGTGATGTTGAACTACTACAGATGGACAAAGAGCTCCAAAATTATCTTCACAGCACCAACAAGACCATTAGTTGCACAACAAATCAAGGCATGTCTTGGTATCACAGGTATTCCGTATTCCGATACTGCCATTTTGTTAGAtaaatcaagaaagaacagaGAGGAAATTTGGCAGCAGAAAAGAGTATTCTTCACCACACCTCAAGTAGTTGAAAATGACCTTAAACGAGGTGTTCTCAATCCAAAAGATGTTGTTCTTTTGGTCATCGATGAAGCTCACAGGGCCAGAGGAAATTATGCATACGTCGAACTTACGAAATTTATAGATAGGTTTAATACCAGCTACAGGCTTTTGGCTCTAACTGCTACTCCCGCTGCTGATTTAGAAGGTGTTCAGGAAGTGGTGAATAATTTGCACATATCAAAGATCGAACTTCGAACTGAAGATAGTCTGGATGTTGCTAGATATATGATGAGAAGGGATAGAGAAATGATTGAAATTGGGCTCATACCAGAAATCGAAGAAGTGGTAGAACAGATTGGGATTGCCATCGCACCAGTACTTCAAGAAGCTATTCAACTTGGAATTTATGAAAGTTGCGAACCTCATCAGATCAACGCGTTTGTAGCGATGCAGCAGAGTCAAAAGATTATTTTAAATCCTTCAATACCCGAAGGTCTGAAGTGgaaaaacttcttcatcttgCAATTATTAAGTCAGGTAGGCCACATGTACCGTCGGTTAAGAATATATGGTTTGAGAGCATTTTACAATTACTTCCAGAACAAATACACTGAATTTACTACGAAATATAGTATGAAGAAATCTACAAATAAAACAGCTGCAAATTTCTTCTATAGTCCAATCTTAAAGACAGTCATAGACAAGTGTAAACGGAGGTTAGAGGAACCTGAGTTTTATAGCCATGAAAAATTGGAGTACTTGAATAATGAGTTAGCGGACTTCTTTACCATGGCTCCCTCTGACTCTAGAGCTATTATCTTTACGGAATTAAGAGAGTCAGCTTTAGAAATCGTGAAATCAATTGACATCTTGAACGATGGTGCTTTAAGACCGCATATTTTCATCGGGCAAGCCAAGGGGAAGGAGcattttgatgaagaaacgTATATCAGAAAGAATAAACCTAAGGGAAGGACTAAAGCTGCTCGGTTGCGGCGCATAGAGGAAGAGAATCGCGTTgaggaagagaaaaagagaCAGAAGGAGCAAGCAAAACTCGAAAGAACTGGCAGAAGAACTGGTAGTTCTGAAGAAGCCCAGCTGTCTGGtatgaatcaaaaacaacagaaaaaagTTATTTCTGATTTCAAGAAGGGTATATATAACGTCTTAGTCTGTACTTCGATCGGTGAAGAAGGATTAGATATCGGTGAAGTTGATTTAATCATATGTTTTGATAGTACAAGTAGTCCTATTAAGAACATTCAGCGTATGGGTAGAACTGGTAGAAAAAGAGATGGTagaattgttcttttgttcaGTGGGAACGAGAAGTTCAAGTTCGAACAAGCGATGAACGATTATGAAAACTTACAAACTGCCATTACCCATAATGCATTGGAGTATACGAAATCAGATCGTATCTTACCACCAAACGTGCAGCCGAAATGTGAAGAGaagttcatcatcatttcaaatgaaaatgatgaagtgAATAAACTTGAGGATTCCGACGAAGTGATCAAATATGCTACACAAGCAATGCTCGGTAAATTGAAGACCAAAAAGAAGGAACCGAAACCCAAGAAAACAACCGCGAAGGCGAAAAAGAGTTCAGATAAGACTTTCTTCATGCCTGATAACGTTAAAGAAGGTTTTACTTCGGCTTCaagtttgttgaataaGTATACAATCAACGAATTCGGTGAAAAGATCAGCCTTACACCATCCGTGTCGAAAAAGGCCATCAAACCTAAGAAAGAATGGAACATGTTAGATGAAATCGAGTACGACTCTGTAGAGATATCACCAGCTAAAAGTCAAGTGGAACAGCCTTCACAACCACATAAGCCAACCACAACGCAGGGAATCTTAACACCGGATGAGACTACCAACCACATCCCATCTGCGTCACAAGGATCCTCGGTACAGACGGATTCACATACTGTTCAAGAACCAGTACTgaaaaaactgaaactCGCGCACCAAATCGAAGATCCTAGTACTAGTATTGAGTACTACAGCGGCTATGAGTTGGTCCCCCAATACGGCGCTACAGATTCAGCTCAAATGCTCACCATGCAAGAACAGAGACATTTCCTAAAAAAATATGTACCGGACACTGTGCACTGGAGCATTGCGCCAGACTTAGCGAAGAGTAAGACGAGAAAAATACGCCACGTACCCAAGATAGAAGAAATCCTGAATACATGCCAAGACATGCATACGAACACAAGAGAAAAGATTATCGGAATGAACAGAACCAATGCCCTAGCAAGAAGTATTGGTTACAACCGTAGCGTAGGAATGGAACTCGAAGTAATGTTGCcttcaattgttgttcCGAATGAAACTATAACAAACGCCAAAAACATGACTGATCTTCtcgaagatgaagacggTCTATCAGACTTTCTATCCGATTAG
- the TMA20 gene encoding translation machinery-associated protein 20 (similar to uniprot|P89886 YER007C-A Saccharomyces cerevisiae TMA20 Protein of unknown function that associates with ribosomes), whose product MFRKFTREDIHTRSNVKSSIQRNLKAKLLAQYPKLEEVIDEIIPKKAQIELYKCEGKIQLYLVNGEVLFFQNFDELIPSLRFVHKFPEAFPTVQVDRGAIKFVLAGSNIMCPGLTSPGAKLPEAPGFEKDTIVVINAENKETAMAVGKLLMSTEEIKEINKGHGVEMIHHLGDPLWTFSAD is encoded by the exons ATGTTCAGAAA ATTCACTAGAGAAGATATCCATACTCGTTCAAATGTCAAATCTTCTATACAGAGGAATTTGAAGGCAAAATTGCTCGCGCAGTATCCcaagttggaagaagtgATCGATGAAATCATTCCGAAGAAGGCTCAAATTGAACTATATAAGTGTGAAGGTAAGATTCAGTTGTACTTGGTCAATGGGGAAGtgctcttctttcaaaactttgacGAATTAATTCCTTCTTTGAGATTTGTACACAAATTCCCCGAGGCGTTCCCAACGGTTCAAGTTGATAGAGGTGCCATTAAGTTTGTATTGGCAGGGTCCAACATCATGTGTCCTGGTTTGACATCTCCAGGTGCTAAGTTGCCTGAGGCTCCAGGATTCGAAAAGGATACCATTGTGGTTATCAACGCAGAGAATAAAGAAACCGCTATGGCAGTAGggaaattgttgatgagTACTGAGGAAATTAAGGAAATTAACAAGGGCCATGGTGTGGAAATGATTCATCATTTGGGTGATCCTCTTTGGACATTCTCTGCTGATTGA
- the PAC2 gene encoding Pac2p (similar to uniprot|P39937 Saccharomyces cerevisiae YER007W PAC2 Microtubule effector required for tubulin heterodimer formation binds alpha-tubulin required for normal microtubule function null mutant exhibits cold-sensitive microtubules and sensitivity to benomyl) yields the protein MQINVNDRLNIGGEFCTVRYIGSLPEWPNIVAYGLEWDNKQRGKHDGTLNGVRYFRTSDGQSSGSFVKETKLDTSRQERTSFEGALLMKYGDTSSIDITYKFGSKETESYGFEHLNEMNSDFDKLESITLSENNIFRAFKTTCSSIPFNSAHSSLRYLDLSFNLFSDINEVYRILRLFPSVETVILSGNCFTKLEADSSEQFEFSNVKELSMACCKLRNGDIETIIEAFPQIKALDISSNLLSKLPDVLTSLQEINISDNLFIGFPKVLSKESSLTSIDISENKISDLNDLNTNSHIMTLRIDRNRITSWEEIDSINTVFPKLETLWIKKNPVCFEDTQKGFYSIIARLKSLKCVDGTRISEDIRNEAELYFISLVLSSQINYDTQSAMWNHLTLKHSINTESRTTVQQTNFLSKELIEIPIVYDSEPIKLKLLKSFSVRYLKTFLRYKFNLQGEISLQYSVMDNIKHDFTNEFSPLATYNIEESTIYIKSK from the coding sequence ATGCAGATCAATGTCAATGATAGATTGAATATAGGAGGTGAGTTTTGCACAGTACGATACATCGGATCATTGCCAGAATGGCCTAATATCGTTGCATATGGTTTAGAGTGGGACAACAAGCAAAGAGGTAAACATGATGGAACGTTAAACGGAGTACGATACTTCAGAACATCCGATGGACAGAGCAGTGGCTCATTTGTGAAGGAGACTAAACTAGATACATCTCGGCAAGAGAGAACATCGTTTGAAGGTGCattattgatgaaataCGGTGATACTTCATCAATCGATATTACCTACAAATTTGGGTCGAAAGAGACTGAGTCATATGGATTTGAgcatttgaatgaaatgaaCTCTGATTTTGACAAGTTGGAAAGTATCACGCTATCAGAAAACAACATTTTCCGAGCTTTCAAGACAACCTGTTCGAGCATTCCGTTTAATAGTGCTCATTCTTCTCTGCGATACCTTGATTTATCCTTCAATCTGTTTTCTGACATAAATGAGGTGTACCGCATACTGCGACTATTTCCATCTGTCGAGACTGTTATATTGAGTGGGAACTGTTTCACGAAGTTAGAAGCGGATTCCAGTGAACAGTTTGAATTTTCCAATGTCAAAGAACTATCAATGGCATGTTGTAAGCTCCGAAATGGAGATATAGAGACAATAATAGAGGCTTTCCCTCAAATAAAGGCGCTAgacatttcttcaaacttgCTATCAAAACTTCCAGATGTTTTAACCTCATTACAGGAAATCAACATATCTGATAACCTTTTCATTGGCTTCCcaaaagttctttcaaaagaatcatcCTTAACTAGCATTGACATttcagaaaacaaaatatcagACCTTAACGATCTCAACACCAACAGTCATATCATGACTCTTAGGATTGATAGAAATAGGATCACAAGTTGGGAGGAAATAGACAGTATAAATACGGTTTTCCCTAAATTAGAGACGCTTTGGATTAAGAAGAACCCGGTATGTTTTGAAGATACGCAAAAAGGTTTCTATAGTATCATCGCAAGATTGAAGTCTTTAAAATGTGTGGATGGAACTAGGATAAGTGAGGATATAAGAAATGAGGCAGAACTCTATTTCATATCGCTGGTTTTATCGTCTCAGATAAATTATGATACGCAAAGTGCTATGTGGAATCATTTGACACTGAAGCACAGCATAAACACAGAAAGTAGAACCACCGTCCAACAAACGAATTTCCTTTCAAAAGAACTGATTGAAATTCCAATAGTTTATGATTCTGAACCTATCAAGTTGAAACTATTGAAAAGCTTCAGTGTGCGTTATTTGAAGACCTTTCTGCGATATAAATTTAATCTACAAGGCGAAATTTCCCTGCAATACTCTGTCATGGACAACATCAAACACGATTTCACCAATGAATTCTCTCCCCTAGCAACCTATAATATAGAAGAGAGTACTATATACATCAAGTCCAAATAA
- the NUG1 gene encoding RNA-binding GTPase NUG1 (similar to uniprot|P40010 Saccharomyces cerevisiae YER006W NUG1 GTPase that associates with nuclear 60S pre-ribosomes required for export of 60S ribosomal subunits from the nucleus) — MVRVRKRTSKRTSTRMKEGIKKKAAAQHRKERKLAKKDVTWKSNKSKDPGIPANFPYKNRIIEEIEAKRRTDLEEKERRKQERLEAKRRTRELGEDVGDDDESMDEDENDGNNGLSALLESAQQAAKEYNGEGIDDTMNGEQEDLEVAEYDVDFYADADDDDSELEKSRKAYDKIFKTVVDASDVILYVLDARDPEGTRSRRVEQAVLQSQGKRLILILNKIDLVPPYVLQQWLTFLKSSFPTIPLRAAPGATNSTSFNRTLTQATTASSLLEALKTYSNNSNLKRSIVVGVIGYPNVGKSSVINALTSRRGGSSKACPVGNQAGVTTSMREVKVDNKLKILDSPGICFPSENKKMSRVEQEAELALLNALPPKFIIDPYPAVLKLVKRLSKSEEMTESFKKLYELPPIPAADADSFTKQFLIHIARKRGRLGKGGVPNLASAGISVLNDWRDGKILGWVLPNASKESAAEHAATSGEANQPTLGTGAVAAPAKVEQTTIVQEWSKEFDLDGLFASLDNAIEAEQDNLGN, encoded by the coding sequence ATGGTGAGAGTAAGAAAGAGAACTTCCAAGAGAACTTCCACTCGTATGAAGGAGGgtatcaagaagaaggctGCTGCTCAACATAGGAAAGAGCGGAAACTTGCTAAGAAGGATGTGACATGGAAATCCAATAAGAGTAAGGATCCAGGTATTCCGGCCAATTTCCCGTACAAGAACAGGATCATCGAAGAGATTGAAGCGAAGAGAAGAACTGATTTGGAGGAGAAAGAACGTAGAAAGCAGGAAAGGTTAGAGGCTAAGAGAAGAACTCGTGAACTAGGTGAAGATGTTGgtgatgacgatgaatctatggatgaagatgaaaacgaCGGCAACAATGGTCTTTCTGCTTTGTTAGAATCCGCTCAGCAAGCTGCAAAGGAGTACAATGGGGAAGGTATCGATGATACAATGAATGGAGAGCAAGAGGATTTAGAGGTTGCTGAATACGACGTAGACTTTTACGCTGACgcagatgatgatgattctGAATTAGAAAAGTCTAGAAAGGCTTACGATAAGATATTCAAGACTGTGGTGGATGCGTCCGATGTTATCCTTTACGTGCTAGATGCAAGAGATCCAGAAGGAACTAGATCGAGAAGAGTGGAACAGGCCGTGCTTCAATCCCAGGGTAAGAGACTaattttgatcttgaacaaGATCGATTTAGTGCCACCATACGTGTTGCAACAATGGTTAACCTTTTTGAAATCCTCGTTCCCTACTATTCCATTGAGAGCTGCTCCTGGTGCCACTAACTCcacatctttcaacagGACTTTGACTCAGGCTACAACTGCTTCAAGCTTGTTAGAAGCTTTGAAGACTTACTCCAATAAttcaaacttgaagagaTCCATCGTTGTTGGTGTCATCGGTTATCCAAACGTCGGTAAGTCGTCTGTCATTAACGCATTGACCTCTCGCCGTGGTGGTTCTTCTAAAGCATGTCCAGTGGGTAACCAAGCTGGTGTCACTACATCTATGAGAGAAGTCAAGGTAGATAACAAGCTAAAGATCTTGGATTCTCCAGGTATTTGTTTCCCAagtgaaaataaaaagatgAGTAGAGTGGAACAAGAAGCAGAGTTGGCCTTGTTGAACGCTCTACCTCCAAAATTCATCATAGATCCTTACCCAGCTGTGCTCAAATTAGTGAAGAGACTTTCTaaatctgaagaaatgaCTGAAAGTTTCAAGAAGTTGTACGAATTACCACCTATCCCAGCTGCCGATGCAGACTCTTTCACCAAACAATTCTTGATCCATATCGCCCGTAAGAGAGGTAGATTAGGTAAGGGCGGTGTTCCAAACTTGGCCAGCGCTGGTATATCCGTTCTTAACGATTGGAGAGATGGTAAGATCCTAGGATGGGTTCTACCCAATGCTTCTAAGGAATCTGCTGCAGAACATGCTGCTACATCTGGTGAAGCTAACCAACCAACTCTAGGTACTGGTGCTGTCGCAGCACCAGCTAAGGTGGAACAAACGACCATTGTTCAAGAATGGTCCAAGGAATTCGATTTGGATGGTCTTTTCGCGTCATTGGATAACGCCATTGAAGCTGAACAAGACAACTTAGGTAATTGA